One Mycolicibacterium sarraceniae genomic window carries:
- a CDS encoding superoxide dismutase: protein MAEYTLPELDYDYGALEPHISGQINEIHHSKHHAAYVKGVNDAIAKLEEARANGDHAAIFLNEKNLAFHLGGHVNHTIWWKNLSPNGGDKPTGDLAAAIDDQFGSFDNFRAQFTAAANGLQGSGWAVLGYDSLGDRLLTFQLYDQQANVPLGVIPLLQVDMWEHAYYLQYKNVKADYVTAFWNVVNWEDVQNRFAAATTKTSGLIF, encoded by the coding sequence ATGGCTGAATACACCCTGCCCGAGCTGGACTACGACTACGGGGCTCTCGAACCGCATATTTCCGGACAGATCAACGAAATTCACCACAGCAAGCACCACGCCGCCTACGTCAAAGGCGTCAACGACGCCATCGCGAAACTCGAGGAAGCTCGGGCCAACGGTGACCACGCTGCTATCTTCCTCAACGAGAAGAACCTCGCCTTTCACCTGGGCGGACACGTCAACCACACGATCTGGTGGAAGAACCTGTCGCCCAATGGCGGCGACAAGCCCACCGGTGACCTCGCAGCGGCCATCGATGACCAATTCGGATCCTTCGACAACTTTCGCGCCCAATTCACCGCGGCCGCCAACGGCCTACAAGGTTCGGGTTGGGCCGTGCTGGGATATGACAGTCTAGGCGATCGGCTGCTGACGTTTCAGCTCTACGATCAGCAAGCGAACGTGCCCCTAGGCGTCATTCCGCTGCTGCAGGTCGACATGTGGGAACACGCCTATTATCTGCAGTACAAGAACGTCAAGGCCGACTATGTCACCGCCTTTTGGAACGTCGTCAACTGGGAAGATGTACAGAACCGGTTCGCCGCAGCCACTACCAAGACCTCCGGTCTGATCTTCTAG
- a CDS encoding short-chain fatty acyl-CoA regulator family protein — MAGAPGKTFAGARLRRLREEHGLTQVALARALNLSTSYVNQLENDQRPITVPVLLTLAERFNLPAHFFATDSDARLVADLREIFTEGPATTAQIEELVTRMPEVGQTIVNLHRRLHDASAELETVHGRANQDAQPGTQQPMPFEEVRDFFYDRRNYIDSLDRAAEELFRTRELRVGGLDGQLAALLAEQLGIAVVVDDGDVLGHNVKRRFQPHDNVLFLARWLLPGQRAFQLATQLALMLHSELIDAILAADDQLSAEAREVARIGLANYFAGALLLPYREFLDSAEQLQYDIDQLSRRFEVGFETICHRLSNLQRPEARGVPFIFVRTDSAGNISKRQSATAFHFSRIGGNCPLWVVHHAFSRPGEFLTQVAEMPDGRRYFWLARTSVSTPSSYLGTPKSFAIGLGCELSHASKLVYSVGVDLNAHQAAVPIGAGCRICDRPACPQRAFPYVGRAVHVDPQTSSSLPYSPVP; from the coding sequence GTGGCCGGAGCGCCGGGTAAGACGTTCGCGGGGGCGCGGTTGCGCCGTCTGCGGGAAGAACACGGCCTCACGCAGGTGGCGTTGGCCCGTGCGCTGAATCTGTCGACGAGCTACGTCAACCAGCTGGAGAATGACCAGCGGCCCATCACAGTCCCGGTGTTGCTCACGTTGGCCGAACGGTTCAACCTGCCCGCCCACTTTTTCGCCACCGATTCCGATGCGCGGCTGGTGGCTGACCTTCGTGAGATTTTCACCGAGGGGCCGGCAACCACCGCCCAGATTGAGGAATTGGTGACCCGCATGCCCGAGGTCGGGCAGACCATCGTGAATCTGCATCGCAGGTTGCACGACGCCAGCGCAGAACTCGAGACGGTCCACGGCCGAGCCAATCAGGACGCCCAGCCCGGTACCCAGCAGCCAATGCCGTTCGAAGAGGTCCGCGACTTCTTCTACGACCGGCGTAACTACATCGACTCACTCGATCGAGCCGCCGAGGAGCTTTTCCGCACCCGGGAATTGCGGGTCGGCGGCCTAGACGGACAACTTGCGGCACTCCTGGCCGAACAGCTCGGGATCGCCGTGGTGGTTGATGATGGTGATGTACTGGGACACAACGTGAAGCGCCGCTTTCAACCCCACGATAATGTGCTCTTCCTGGCCCGGTGGCTACTGCCCGGTCAGCGGGCGTTCCAGCTCGCGACACAACTGGCGCTGATGCTGCACTCCGAACTGATCGACGCAATCCTGGCCGCAGACGACCAGCTCAGCGCGGAAGCGCGCGAAGTGGCGCGGATCGGTCTGGCCAACTATTTCGCCGGTGCGCTGCTGCTGCCGTATCGCGAGTTCCTCGACTCCGCTGAGCAATTGCAGTACGACATCGATCAACTATCCCGCCGGTTCGAGGTCGGCTTCGAGACGATCTGCCACCGGCTGTCGAACCTGCAACGGCCCGAGGCCCGCGGGGTGCCGTTCATCTTCGTGCGGACCGACAGCGCCGGAAACATCTCGAAACGCCAGTCCGCGACGGCATTTCACTTCTCGCGTATCGGCGGAAACTGCCCGTTATGGGTTGTGCACCATGCCTTTTCCAGACCGGGGGAGTTTCTCACTCAGGTCGCCGAGATGCCCGACGGGCGCCGCTACTTCTGGCTCGCCAGAACGTCGGTGTCGACGCCGAGCAGCTATCTGGGCACCCCGAAAAGCTTCGCCATCGGACTAGGGTGCGAACTAAGCCACGCCAGCAAGCTGGTCTACTCAGTAGGCGTCGATCTCAACGCACATCAAGCCGCGGTACCGATCGGCGCGGGCTGCCGGATCTGCGACCGGCCCGCCTGCCCACAACGGGCATTCCCCTATGTAGGACGAGCGGTCCACGTCGACCCGCAGACCAGCAGCAGCCTGCCCTACTCCCCAGTCCCCTAA
- the prpD gene encoding 2-methylcitrate dehydratase PrpD has protein sequence MQIHEVRTRRSAEEFPRSEHLAWKIAELAADPVAVPAETEAMVINRIIDNAAVSAASVIRRPVTVARAQALAHRTAHRGAKVFGVPGSVSPEWAAWANGVAVRELDFHDTFLAAEYSHPGDNIPALVAVAQHLDIRGADLIRGIATAYEVQIDLVKGICLHEHKIDHVAHLGPAVAAGLGTMLRLDPETIYNAIGQALHLTTATRQSRKGLISSWKAYAPALAGKVAIEAVDRAMRGEGSPAPIWEGEDGVIAWLLSGPEHTYQVPLPKPGEPKRAILDSYTKEHSAEYQSQAPIDLARRLRDRIGDLDQIATIVLHTSHHTHFVIGTGSGDPQKFDPDASRETLDHSVMYIFAVALQDGTWHHERSYAPERAHRPDTIELWRKISTVEDPEWTRRYHSTDPAEKAFGAKAVVTLKNGDVITDELAVADAHPLGARPFEREQYVAKFAELAEGVVEEAEQERFLVTAAELASLQPGEVDRLNVLVDPRVLDKAPTIPSGIFS, from the coding sequence TTGCAGATCCATGAGGTCCGGACCCGCCGCAGCGCCGAGGAGTTCCCGCGCTCTGAACATCTCGCGTGGAAGATCGCCGAGTTGGCTGCCGACCCGGTCGCCGTGCCGGCGGAGACCGAGGCGATGGTCATCAACCGCATCATCGACAACGCGGCTGTCTCGGCGGCGTCGGTCATCAGGCGACCAGTCACCGTGGCGCGTGCCCAGGCGCTGGCGCACCGTACGGCCCATCGCGGTGCGAAGGTGTTCGGTGTCCCCGGCAGCGTCTCACCGGAGTGGGCAGCGTGGGCCAACGGCGTCGCCGTGCGCGAACTGGACTTTCACGACACCTTCCTGGCCGCCGAATACTCGCACCCCGGCGACAACATCCCGGCCCTGGTTGCCGTTGCCCAGCACCTAGACATCCGTGGTGCCGACCTCATTCGCGGCATCGCCACCGCCTATGAAGTCCAGATCGACCTGGTCAAGGGAATCTGCCTGCACGAGCACAAGATCGACCACGTCGCACATCTCGGGCCCGCCGTCGCGGCCGGCCTGGGCACCATGCTGCGGCTGGATCCCGAGACCATCTACAACGCGATCGGACAGGCACTGCATCTCACGACAGCGACCCGGCAGTCCCGAAAGGGTTTGATCTCCAGCTGGAAGGCCTATGCGCCCGCACTGGCCGGCAAGGTCGCCATCGAAGCGGTCGACCGCGCCATGCGCGGTGAGGGCTCACCCGCCCCGATCTGGGAGGGTGAGGATGGCGTCATCGCCTGGCTGCTCTCGGGGCCTGAGCACACCTACCAGGTGCCGCTGCCCAAGCCAGGAGAACCCAAGCGGGCCATCCTGGACAGCTACACCAAGGAACACTCCGCCGAATACCAAAGCCAGGCTCCGATCGACCTGGCCCGCCGGCTGCGCGACCGCATCGGTGATCTCGATCAGATCGCGACAATCGTCCTGCACACCAGTCACCACACCCACTTCGTGATCGGCACTGGCTCAGGTGATCCGCAGAAGTTCGACCCGGATGCCTCACGGGAGACCTTGGACCACTCGGTGATGTACATCTTCGCCGTCGCTTTGCAGGACGGCACCTGGCATCACGAACGGTCTTACGCGCCCGAGCGCGCGCACCGGCCCGACACGATCGAGCTGTGGCGCAAGATCTCCACCGTCGAAGACCCGGAGTGGACCCGTCGCTATCACTCCACCGATCCCGCCGAGAAGGCGTTCGGCGCCAAGGCCGTCGTCACCCTCAAGAACGGTGACGTCATCACCGACGAGCTCGCGGTCGCCGACGCGCATCCGCTGGGCGCGCGGCCCTTCGAGCGCGAGCAGTACGTCGCCAAATTCGCCGAGCTCGCCGAGGGGGTCGTGGAGGAGGCCGAACAGGAGCGCTTCCTGGTGACCGCCGCAGAGTTGGCCAGCCTCCAACCTGGCGAGGTGGATCGACTCAACGTCCTGGTCGACCCGCGGGTGCTGGACAAGGCGCCGACGATCCCGTCCGGGATCTTCTCGTGA
- the prpB gene encoding methylisocitrate lyase — translation MSAGLIGAVASPADKRARFRRGLDSGRLLRFPGAFSPLVAKLIGEIGFDGVYVSGAVLSADLGLPDIGLTTLTEVTSRGGQIAGVTDLPTFIDADTGFGEPMSAARTVTVLEDAGLAGCHLEDQVNPKRCGHLDGKAVVPTAEMVKRIRAAVAARRHPNFIICARTDAAGIEGVPAAIDRAKAYADAGADLIFTEALHTPVDFEQFRAAVDTPLLANMTEFGKSELLSAAQLSDIGYNVVIYPVTTLRLAMHAVEVGLREIHSTGTQSGLLDQMQHRSRLYELLRYADYNQFDSDIYNFALQGVTR, via the coding sequence GTGAGCGCCGGCCTGATCGGCGCGGTGGCTTCACCGGCCGACAAGCGCGCACGGTTCCGCAGAGGGCTGGATTCTGGTCGGCTGCTGCGCTTTCCGGGAGCGTTCTCACCGCTGGTCGCCAAGCTGATCGGCGAGATCGGCTTTGACGGGGTGTATGTGTCCGGTGCGGTGCTCTCGGCGGACCTCGGGTTGCCCGACATCGGCCTGACCACCCTGACCGAAGTCACCTCCCGCGGTGGCCAGATCGCCGGCGTGACCGACCTGCCGACATTCATCGATGCCGACACCGGATTCGGTGAGCCGATGAGCGCAGCGCGCACCGTGACCGTTCTCGAAGACGCCGGCCTGGCTGGTTGCCACCTGGAAGACCAGGTGAACCCGAAGCGCTGTGGCCACCTCGACGGCAAGGCCGTGGTGCCGACCGCAGAGATGGTCAAGCGGATCCGGGCGGCCGTCGCGGCCCGCCGCCACCCGAACTTCATCATCTGCGCCAGGACCGACGCCGCCGGAATCGAAGGCGTGCCGGCGGCTATCGACCGCGCGAAGGCCTATGCCGACGCCGGCGCCGATCTGATCTTCACCGAGGCCCTGCACACACCTGTGGACTTCGAACAATTCCGGGCTGCCGTCGACACACCGTTGCTGGCGAACATGACCGAATTCGGTAAATCAGAGCTTCTGAGCGCCGCCCAGCTGTCCGATATCGGCTACAACGTCGTCATCTACCCGGTGACCACATTGCGGTTGGCGATGCACGCCGTCGAAGTCGGCTTGCGTGAGATCCATTCCACTGGAACCCAATCCGGACTGCTCGACCAGATGCAGCATCGCAGCCGGCTCTATGAACTGCTGCGCTACGCCGACTACAACCAGTTCGACTCCGATATCTACAACTTCGCACTGCAAGGAGTGACCCGATGA
- a CDS encoding bifunctional 2-methylcitrate synthase/citrate synthase, with product MSAPTIHKGLAGVVVDTTAISKVVPETNSLTYRGYPVQDLAEQCSFEQVAYLLWHGELPTDQQLALFTQRERASRRIDRSMLSLLANLPDNCHPMDVVRTAISYLGAEDPDEDDSSQAANYAKSLRMFAVLPTIVAADIRRRHGLEPIAPHSHLSYAENFLKMSLGEVPEPVIVTAFEQSMILYAEHSFNASTFAARVVTSTQSDIYSAVTAAIGALKGSLHGGANEAVMHDMIEIGSADRAPEWLHGKLSRKEKVMGFGHRVYKNGDSRVPTMKAALTRVVEARNGQRWMDIYNVLESSMYAATRIKPNLDFPTGPAYYLMGFDIPSFTPLFVMSRITGWTAHIMEQAGANALIRPLSEYSGQPQRALA from the coding sequence ATGAGCGCTCCCACGATCCACAAGGGGCTGGCCGGTGTCGTCGTGGATACGACCGCGATCTCCAAGGTGGTCCCCGAGACCAACTCCCTGACCTACCGCGGCTACCCCGTGCAGGACCTGGCCGAGCAGTGCAGCTTCGAGCAGGTCGCCTATCTGTTATGGCACGGGGAGTTGCCGACCGATCAGCAACTGGCCTTGTTCACCCAGCGGGAACGGGCATCGCGACGGATCGACCGGTCGATGCTCTCGCTGCTGGCCAACCTTCCCGACAACTGCCATCCCATGGATGTGGTGCGGACCGCGATCAGCTATCTCGGCGCCGAGGATCCCGACGAGGATGACAGCAGCCAGGCCGCCAACTACGCCAAGTCGCTGCGTATGTTCGCGGTGCTCCCGACGATCGTCGCCGCCGATATCCGCCGTCGTCATGGGCTGGAACCCATTGCCCCGCACAGTCATCTGAGCTACGCCGAGAACTTCTTGAAGATGAGCCTGGGTGAGGTCCCCGAACCCGTCATCGTCACAGCCTTCGAGCAGTCGATGATCCTGTATGCCGAGCACAGCTTCAATGCCTCGACGTTCGCCGCCCGCGTGGTCACCTCGACTCAGTCCGATATCTACAGCGCGGTCACCGCGGCGATCGGTGCGTTGAAAGGGTCGCTGCATGGTGGTGCCAACGAGGCCGTGATGCACGACATGATCGAGATCGGTTCAGCCGATCGTGCCCCGGAGTGGTTGCACGGCAAGTTGTCCCGTAAAGAGAAGGTGATGGGGTTCGGCCACCGGGTGTACAAGAACGGGGATTCCCGGGTGCCGACGATGAAGGCCGCCTTGACGCGGGTGGTCGAGGCACGTAACGGGCAGCGCTGGATGGACATTTACAACGTTCTGGAGAGTTCGATGTATGCCGCCACCAGGATCAAGCCGAACCTGGACTTCCCGACCGGCCCCGCCTACTACCTGATGGGGTTCGATATCCCCAGCTTCACGCCGCTGTTCGTGATGAGTCGGATCACCGGGTGGACCGCGCACATCATGGAGCAGGCGGGGGCGAACGCGTTGATCCGCCCGCTCAGTGAGTATTCGGGCCAGCCGCAGCGCGCGCTCGCCTAG
- a CDS encoding pyruvate carboxylase, protein MFAKVLVANRGEIAIRAFRAAFELGAATVAIYPYEDRNSLHRSKADESYQIGEPGHPVRAYLSVEEIVSTAQACGADAIYPGYGFLSENPELAAACTAAGITFVGPSSEVLELTGNKARAIAAARAAGLPVLASSDPSADVDELMAAAAGMTFPLFVKAVAGGGGRGMRRVTEAGELREAIEAASREAESAFGDPTVFLEQAVLNPRHIEVQILADHTGEVIHLFERDCSVQRRHQKVIELAPAPNLDPELRQRICADAVAFAREIGYSCAGTVEFLLDERGQHVFIEMNPRIQVEHTVTEEITDVDLVSAQLQLAAGATLADLGLSQETLVMRGAAIQCRITTEDPANGFRPDTGRITGYRSPGGAGVRLDGGTNIGAEVTAHFDSMLVKLTCRGHDFPAAVRRARRAVAEFRIRGVSTNIPFLQAVLDDPDFQAGRVTTSFIEERPQLLTAHASADRGTKILNYLADVTVNQPHGPRPSAVYPRDKLPDVDLRTPPPPGSKQRLTELGPDGFARWLRDSPAVAVTDTTFRDAHQSLLATRVRTSGLIRVAPYIARMTPQLLSVECWGGATYDVALRFLKQDPWERLAALREALPNICLQMLLRGRNTVGYTPYPLKVTQAFVDEAAQTGVDIFRIFDSLNNIDAMRPAIDAVRGTRTTIAEVAMSYTADLSDPAETLYTLDYYLRLAESIVEAGAHVLAIKDMAGLLRPPAAATLVRALKSRFDLPVHVHTHDTPGGQLATYVAAWTAGADAVDGAAAPLAGTTSQPALSSIVAAAAHTEFDTGLDLSAVCGLEPYWEALRKVYAPFDVAAAGPTFPTGRVYTHEIPGGQLSNLRQQAIALGLGGRFEDIENAYAGADRILGRLVKVTPSSKAVGDLALSLVGADATAEEFAADPGRYDIPDSVIGFLCGELGDPAGGWPEPLRSKALDGREPAKPERELTAEDESVLACAGPTRQATLNRLLFPGPTAEFEAHRDEFGDTSRLSANQFFYGLRHGEEHSVKLEQGVELLIGLEAISDPDERGMRTVMCIINGQLRPVRVRDRSIASDIPVSEKADKTNSDHVAAPFAGVVTLAVAEGDAVSVGQTVATIEAMKMEAAITATKAGVVGRVAVARTAQVEGGDLLVVLR, encoded by the coding sequence GTGTTCGCCAAGGTTCTAGTCGCCAATCGCGGGGAGATCGCGATCCGTGCGTTCCGCGCCGCCTTCGAGTTGGGTGCGGCCACCGTCGCGATCTACCCCTACGAGGACCGCAATTCGCTGCACCGCTCGAAGGCCGATGAGTCCTACCAGATCGGCGAGCCCGGGCATCCGGTACGGGCTTACCTCAGCGTAGAGGAGATCGTCTCGACCGCACAGGCGTGTGGAGCTGACGCGATCTACCCCGGTTATGGGTTCCTCTCGGAGAACCCCGAATTGGCCGCGGCGTGCACGGCAGCGGGTATCACGTTTGTGGGTCCGTCGTCGGAGGTGCTGGAGCTCACGGGGAACAAGGCACGGGCGATCGCGGCGGCACGCGCGGCGGGACTGCCGGTGCTGGCGTCGTCGGACCCGTCGGCCGACGTTGACGAGTTGATGGCGGCTGCGGCCGGCATGACCTTCCCGCTGTTCGTGAAGGCGGTGGCCGGTGGTGGTGGCCGCGGCATGCGCCGGGTCACCGAAGCCGGCGAGTTGCGGGAAGCCATCGAGGCGGCCTCCCGGGAGGCGGAATCGGCCTTTGGCGATCCGACGGTGTTCCTCGAACAGGCGGTGCTCAATCCCCGTCACATCGAGGTGCAGATCTTGGCCGATCACACCGGGGAGGTCATTCACCTCTTCGAGCGGGACTGTAGCGTGCAGCGACGCCACCAGAAGGTGATCGAGCTGGCACCAGCGCCGAATCTCGATCCCGAACTGCGACAGCGTATCTGCGCCGATGCGGTGGCGTTCGCCCGGGAGATCGGCTATTCGTGTGCAGGCACGGTGGAGTTCTTGCTCGACGAACGCGGCCAGCATGTCTTCATCGAGATGAACCCGCGAATCCAGGTCGAGCACACGGTGACCGAGGAGATCACCGACGTGGATCTGGTGTCCGCGCAGCTGCAGCTCGCGGCCGGGGCGACGTTGGCCGATCTCGGTTTGTCCCAAGAGACTCTGGTCATGCGGGGAGCGGCGATCCAATGCCGGATCACCACCGAGGACCCGGCGAATGGTTTTCGGCCCGATACCGGCCGGATCACCGGGTACAGGTCACCGGGGGGTGCGGGAGTCCGGCTCGACGGAGGCACGAACATCGGCGCCGAAGTCACGGCCCATTTCGACTCGATGCTGGTCAAGCTCACCTGTCGTGGCCACGATTTCCCCGCGGCGGTGCGCCGCGCCCGCCGTGCGGTGGCTGAGTTCCGCATCCGCGGTGTCTCCACCAATATCCCGTTCCTGCAGGCTGTTCTGGATGACCCGGACTTCCAGGCCGGCCGGGTGACTACTTCGTTCATTGAAGAACGCCCGCAGCTGCTGACTGCGCATGCCAGCGCCGACCGGGGTACCAAGATCCTCAACTACCTGGCCGATGTCACAGTCAATCAGCCGCACGGCCCGCGGCCGTCCGCGGTGTACCCGCGCGACAAGCTGCCCGACGTCGACCTGCGCACGCCCCCGCCGCCAGGCTCCAAACAGCGGCTCACCGAACTCGGCCCGGACGGTTTCGCGCGCTGGTTGCGGGATTCCCCGGCCGTGGCCGTCACCGACACCACGTTCCGCGATGCGCACCAGTCGCTACTGGCCACCCGGGTGCGCACCAGCGGACTGATCCGCGTGGCACCGTATATCGCTCGCATGACGCCGCAACTGCTCTCCGTCGAATGCTGGGGTGGCGCGACCTACGACGTCGCGCTGCGCTTCCTTAAACAGGATCCCTGGGAGCGCCTGGCCGCGCTGAGGGAGGCCCTACCCAACATCTGTCTGCAAATGCTGCTCCGCGGCCGCAACACCGTTGGCTATACGCCGTATCCGCTCAAGGTCACGCAGGCCTTTGTCGATGAAGCCGCGCAAACCGGCGTCGACATCTTCCGGATCTTCGACTCGCTGAACAACATTGACGCGATGAGACCTGCGATTGACGCGGTCCGGGGCACCAGGACGACCATTGCCGAAGTGGCGATGTCCTACACCGCAGATCTGTCCGATCCGGCCGAGACCTTGTACACGCTTGACTATTACCTGCGGTTGGCCGAGTCGATCGTGGAGGCCGGCGCGCATGTGCTGGCGATCAAGGACATGGCCGGGCTGTTGCGCCCGCCGGCGGCGGCGACCCTGGTGAGGGCGCTGAAGTCACGCTTCGACCTGCCGGTTCACGTCCACACCCATGACACCCCTGGTGGCCAGCTGGCCACCTACGTTGCGGCGTGGACCGCGGGTGCCGATGCGGTCGACGGGGCGGCGGCACCGCTGGCCGGAACCACCAGTCAGCCGGCGCTGTCGTCGATCGTGGCCGCGGCCGCCCACACCGAGTTCGACACCGGGTTGGACTTATCTGCGGTCTGCGGCCTGGAACCGTACTGGGAGGCCTTGCGAAAGGTCTACGCGCCATTCGATGTTGCGGCGGCCGGTCCGACATTTCCCACCGGGCGGGTGTACACCCACGAGATTCCGGGTGGGCAGCTGTCCAACTTGCGGCAGCAGGCGATCGCCCTGGGGCTGGGTGGCCGGTTCGAGGATATCGAGAATGCCTACGCTGGCGCCGACCGGATCTTGGGTCGTCTGGTGAAAGTCACCCCGTCGAGCAAGGCGGTGGGTGATCTGGCGCTGTCGCTGGTGGGTGCCGACGCCACCGCGGAAGAGTTTGCCGCGGACCCGGGGCGCTACGACATTCCCGATAGTGTCATCGGGTTCCTGTGCGGCGAGCTGGGCGATCCGGCTGGCGGGTGGCCGGAACCGTTGCGGTCTAAAGCTCTTGACGGTAGGGAACCTGCCAAACCTGAGCGCGAGCTGACGGCCGAGGACGAGTCGGTGCTGGCCTGCGCAGGCCCCACGCGGCAGGCCACGCTGAATCGTCTGCTGTTCCCTGGCCCGACGGCTGAGTTCGAGGCTCATCGGGACGAGTTCGGTGACACTAGCCGGCTGTCGGCGAACCAGTTCTTCTACGGGCTGCGTCACGGTGAAGAGCATTCGGTGAAACTCGAGCAGGGTGTCGAGCTCCTGATCGGATTGGAAGCAATCAGCGACCCCGACGAACGCGGGATGCGCACGGTGATGTGCATCATCAACGGTCAGTTGCGCCCAGTGCGGGTGCGAGACCGTTCAATCGCCTCCGACATTCCGGTGTCGGAGAAGGCCGATAAAACCAATTCCGATCATGTCGCAGCACCATTCGCGGGTGTGGTCACCCTGGCTGTAGCCGAGGGCGACGCCGTTTCGGTGGGGCAGACGGTGGCGACGATCGAGGCGATGAAAATGGAAGCGGCGATCACCGCGACGAAGGCCGGCGTGGTCGGCAGGGTCGCGGTCGCCCGCACCGCCCAGGTCGAAGGTGGTGACCTGCTGGTGGTCCTGCGCTGA
- a CDS encoding (2Fe-2S) ferredoxin domain-containing protein: MVLDRTRPTVTVCRGCCCGTSKKHPDTDHEAQLSVLRELMRGVADLRVTDCLGPCERSNVLVISPSQDGHRDGGRSTWLGYVFTEEAGSAIADWLRDGGPGVAEFPRELRRYRFKRPRKHT, encoded by the coding sequence ATGGTTCTGGACCGGACTCGCCCCACCGTGACGGTGTGCCGGGGATGCTGTTGCGGCACCTCCAAGAAGCACCCCGACACCGACCACGAGGCCCAGCTCAGCGTGTTGCGTGAGCTGATGCGGGGCGTCGCCGATCTTCGAGTCACGGACTGCCTCGGACCGTGCGAACGCTCGAATGTCCTGGTGATCTCGCCCTCACAGGACGGACACCGAGATGGAGGGCGATCAACCTGGCTCGGCTACGTCTTCACCGAGGAGGCCGGCTCTGCCATCGCCGACTGGCTGCGCGACGGCGGGCCCGGAGTGGCCGAATTCCCTCGCGAACTTAGGAGATACCGCTTCAAGCGACCACGAAAACACACGTGA
- the folP gene encoding dihydropteroate synthase, with protein sequence MGIVNVTPDSFWAESRFETLEQAVRAGQQMFEAGAWAVDIGGESTRPGAVPVSVDEELDRILPVVAELARFGVVAVDTRHAEVAQAAVDAGARIVNDVSGKLYEVAGRLGVGYVSMPAHTVPVVAGVYPRYGDVSADITRVVTDTADLAIECGASRVWVDPGIGFGKSPADNLRLLRDLPVLCQGPFPVLLGVSRKSFLHTVTGRSVGDRLAGSLAVIAPAWSAGVDIIRVHDVPETLDTIAMLNAIWG encoded by the coding sequence ATGGGAATCGTCAATGTCACACCTGATTCCTTCTGGGCCGAAAGCAGATTCGAGACACTCGAACAGGCGGTTCGCGCTGGACAGCAGATGTTCGAGGCCGGTGCGTGGGCCGTCGACATCGGCGGCGAGTCGACCCGCCCAGGTGCAGTACCGGTGTCGGTGGACGAGGAGCTCGACCGCATCCTTCCGGTCGTGGCCGAGCTGGCCCGATTCGGGGTCGTCGCGGTGGACACCCGACATGCCGAGGTTGCGCAGGCGGCCGTCGATGCGGGTGCCCGCATCGTCAACGACGTGTCAGGCAAGCTCTACGAGGTGGCCGGACGTCTCGGCGTGGGATACGTCAGCATGCCCGCGCACACCGTGCCCGTCGTCGCCGGTGTATACCCGCGCTACGGCGATGTCAGCGCCGACATCACCAGGGTGGTGACCGACACCGCCGACTTGGCCATCGAGTGCGGCGCCTCCCGAGTGTGGGTCGATCCGGGCATCGGCTTCGGGAAGTCGCCCGCCGACAATCTGCGGCTCCTGCGGGATCTGCCCGTGTTGTGCCAGGGACCGTTCCCGGTTCTGCTGGGGGTCAGCCGAAAATCGTTCCTGCACACGGTGACTGGGCGCAGTGTCGGCGACCGGCTGGCGGGCTCGCTGGCGGTCATCGCCCCCGCGTGGTCAGCGGGAGTGGACATCATTCGGGTCCACGACGTCCCAGAGACCCTTGACACGATCGCGATGCTGAACGCGATCTGGGGCTGA